The nucleotide sequence aaatttataaaaatttttagCATAAATATTGCTACATAACATGAGAAACATTCCCTGCATCAAACTGGAAACAATTTGAcaagaaagcaataaaacatCATATTGAACGTTAAAATACACGTTATATGTTCACAGCACCACAGGCATTTCAAATCAATATAGCCtctgacagaaaaaacagaTAATATCCCCTTCCTTTAACACAGATTTCATGTAGAGTCTCCTTGCATCTTATTTACTCCTTCAACCTACTTCGTTCGAGTTTTGCTAAAGCTCCCAAGTTTCTCAATGCAATAGGAAGCAGAAGTCTATGGAAGTAATTTTTACACTTCCTGTTTTGAATATAAAATTGTGCAAATGTTCTGCCTGTAATGACCAACCAGCATGACAAGTGCAGAAATAACCAGCTGTTTGGAGACCAAAGAATGGAGAGCATAGATGCAGTTGCTGGCATCAGCAAATTGgcctttaaaatgtatttcttcttttaaattgacaatccaaaccaaaacaacaaacacagtATGTAAATGATGCCTTGAGCACAGACAGCACCCTCCAACAAAATCCACTCAGGTCTTGTCACTCCTCCACATCATTACTGTGCCTATTTGCTATTCCCTGACTACATGACAACTCTACTAAAGCAAATGCTTACTAACTGTtgctaagaaaataaacaaaataaataagcaaatcTGGATGTAgtatgggggtttttttctactgtGTAGTAAGATTTGAAATGTTGTTCAAGTGTTGCCATGAAATTCTTACTTTTACCAGTCTGGCAGACGCAGACCTTGCCTGCATTCCCTGTAGTGCCAATCCCTGAAAGAAGTGTTTTTTTGTCCAGAGGTGACAGAGCTCTTTTATACCAGCAGAATGCtcctatttatttattgtagTAGTGTGAGGATCCTTGATTATACTCAGGACTACAAAAGCAAAGATCCTTGGCTTAAGTCTACCTACAGCAGAAATGCACCTTAGCCACATGCATTACACAATACAGTTCCTTGCTAGCTTTACCACTTACATCCTGAGGCTCTAAAACTGCCTGTGTCACTCTggctcagagagagaaaattcaaaCCAAGTTTGAAAGCATAATCAGTCTTTCAGCAGCCAATATATACACTATACATATttgcatgtatatatatatatatatatatacacacatacacactaAACGTATATAGATATTAAAGGGGGTGTGTATATATTAATAAAACCACCAAAGAAGCCTTCTCTTCAAAAGTCATCATTGTTTCTGgagataaaatgaaatttaaaaatacacagacaACTGAGAGTTTTGATTTCCTCCTACCATTTGTTTCTGCTAGTTCTTTGCACCAGTAACAACTTATACTGTTCTCAGTACCAAGCAGGAAATGTAGCACTACATAGAGTTAGGTGGTGTAGATCAGACAACTGCCAGTGACTTACACATAGGTCAGAAAGACAGACACTACACAAACCATAGTACTCTAATATTAAAGTGCCTTAAAATTCCCTTTCACATGATAATTTCCCTCCCTTCATGATACAACAGTAAAATGTCTGCTCCATTTCCACCTAATTGTTTTTCAAAGTATTATCTTCAACATGTTAAGTCAAAACCTGTCAGGTTTCAGCATGATTTTCAGCATATCCAAAAATCCATTTATAACTCTAAGAATTCTGTAAAGCTGTTACTGTACGTTCCTTCcatagaaatataatttatctTCATAAGCaacaagagaaacagaaataacacTTTCTCTGCATACCAGGCCATTCAATGAATCCTCCAAAAGTCTGTGTTAAGCCTTTAAGCCACAGAGTCTTTTCTATTAGAAGCTCAAATTCCATAGCTGGCAAAttctgcagcaggacagcagcaactAGCACCCATGGGCTCAAAACCATGTTTTCTATTTGCAGGAGCTCCATTTTATAAGCTACATCACTGACAAATTCTTGGATATCCTCAGATGGCTTTTGGGGGAGATGCCTGAAAAAAACAATGCAATTTAAGGTAAAGAGCTCAAAAAGTCTAATATAAATAACAAccctctttatttctttcatattgTTCCCAGATCTGTCATTTTACAGCATCTAGCATCTGTAGGGTGATTCTATGTGCTATGTAAAACAGAAGTATAGAGCAAAAGCATCAGTAGCTGCATGACAGTACCTTGAGCACAGACCTCTGTACGGATGCTGTGTATTTGCTGTCTTCaaacaaaattcaaaagcattatgttttacagaaaaaactGCAAAGGCAACACAATCCAGTCACAGCTACAGCTCTCCCTGACATTGGGTCACTTAACAGCTTGCAGGAATAATGCAAGAAGTGAGAGAAAGGTGAAAATTTTAAGTGCACCACATTATCAGAAATCAAAGTTTTGCCTGGTTCATGCATCAccattaaattttaaagtggCATCTTCTCAACACAGGGAAAGCCACAAGTAACAATTCATTTCAGAAACACCCAGTCACAAGCACAATAAGCCTCTGCTCAGATCAAACAGGTTCAGCAGTTTGAATAGACAGATGGAGGGAGGTGAGAGAAGATGAAAACAAAGTACAAGAGAACATCTTAGTTCACATAGGTGTAGATTAAACCAGTGTTTTTCCTGTGCATACACCATGGAAAGATGTGGTACCTGGGAACCAAATTGTATGGGCACCGATTGATCCTGCCAGATGCCAAGGTTCTGAGGGATACTGGCTGGCCAACGTAGATATGTATGGTACCAAAATTGTCACTGAGAATTCTCCTGGCTTTTAACAACCCCTATGAAAACAAGAAGAGGAAAACTTAAATCCTGGTGCTACAGGGTGTGTACAAGTCCACTTCTGTTCTGTTCTTAAGGAATTTACATACAGATGTAGATTCTTTGGGCTTTGGGACTCCTAGGAGTTCATATGCATAGAGAGATTCTTCTAATATCCTCTCATAGCTGATGCTGATGGGAACAAGATAGGTGTCAAAGACTTCACGTTTGAAAAAGGGTTCCATCACAATGCTGAGAAGACCTGCcaattgggaaaaaaacattaatcaCCTGTCTCTTTCAAAGAGGGAAAAGCAACTGCAATTTAACTTTGAAAAGGATATCTCTGTATTTTAGAAACTGCTAATAGGTATGCACTGTGCCTGTTCTCTCTTCAAGGAAGCAGAAGCCAAGCCTTAAAACACAGAGTAAATGGAAGCAACACTCTTGGACAGCTGTTTGTGCtctttcagcagcactgctctgtgcttgcaCAGCATCTTCCTTCCAAAGATTCCCCATTGCTTTTACAGTTAGAACTACAATATTTCCCTGCTGGCCAGGGGATGCCTATtgtctaggaaaaaaatggtgaagAGTTATTGAATTTAGTACACAATGGGGCAAAGGGAGCAAAAGCAGTAGAGTGCAAGTGAAATGTATTGCTGTTCTTTGTATATGGCCTTGGAACCCAGCCATGGTGTTTTCCAAACTCCAGCAGACTTTCCCAATTTCCCGCTACTTTAACATCTCTTTCTATCCAAAGAACTTACAAAGCACATAGGCACTAATGAAAACACTAATAATATTAGGAGTTCCATATCTTAAAAAAACATACCAAATTTTGGAGTCAGAGTCTTGGCAGTGCGGCTTCTAGTCCCCTCAAGGAAAAATTCAATCGGGGCATAGCCACTCttcaaaagtaaaacaaacaaacaaaatccagtCAGAAAAACCATTTCTTCTTTATTGCCCACAAATAGTTTTAAGTACTTCAAATATAAgtaagttgtttttttaatgaaagacaAACATCTCTAACTTCAGTCATCTGTAAGCCTACATTAATCTAATGTATTTTCCGTATAgtttaattaatgaaaatattgtgtCTGTCACAAGATATGGGCACACAATCCAAAGCAACTGATAAGCAGTAATTTGTGGATCCCTTACTGAAGTGTGTAATAATAATAGAGGGCACACATGGTCTTCACCTACAGGAAATCTGAGGTAAAAAGCACCTACTCAGATGACCATGAAGACTTTCAGTCACACAGCCAAGACATCCTGCATATCTCACAAGAATTGTTCCAACAGAGTATTTCTTAAGTACGCATTCTGAGATCTCAGCAAGTTATTTACCCTTAACATCGTTTTTACATATTCAGCAAACACTGCCCAGTAGAGTCTGTTCCCACCGAAGGAACGTCGCATAAAAAAGGCACCTGCCCTTCGTAGCAGCTCACCGACTATTTTCATTCCTAGGAAATCTGAAAAACAatcaaaaccacaacaaaaaatttACTGATTAATATCAGCCAGCAGAATCAACCACAAAATTTCTATCACACTGATTACCAGAATACAGAAGATCTCTTTCAAGGATTCCTTTGTTGCCAAcacatttatttgctttcaaattGTCTAGCTCAAATGACTTATACAGACAAGAATGGCATATTATAATatgctttccatttttttaagcTGCATTCACTTAGagagcaatttattttcataatttagaTGGCCAGAGTTCAGCCATAATAAAGACTAAGTTTCTCAAGTGCATTGTCTTACTCTTACATCTTTAGAAAAAAGCAGCTCCTACTGAACATATTCCAGAAGACACAGAAATTAGGCAGCCAATTAAACTACATTAGACCTTCTATGATCCTGACTCATCATTTTGGGGGATGTACACCAAAacagctaaaattattttataatttttcagttttaagcaATGATAGTAAATGCTTAACTTGtcaaaagcaggaagaaacaCTTAACGTTAACAAAGTTCTTATGGAAGCATTTAAAACGAGTCCACACATAAGCTGGCAACATTTGTATGGCAACGCCATTCCAACCTTCTTGCCACCTCAATCtatgaaacactggagaacagaTATTCACTCAGTCaaataaattcacatttctAGTTGCTACACTGACAATGTCACAGGTGCCAGAAACATCATCCCAACACCAGCTACATTCCTGCTAATGTACTGTATGAGGATGTACTGGCAACTGTTTACCTTCCCTTAGCTAATCCCTACAGATCTCTCTGTATGCTTGAAGCCAAGAGATAACTAATAAAGCAAAGGCACTTACCACCTATATCACGAGAGTCTCTCCTCTCAGCACAAGTGCTGATTTGAGAGTGACTTTGTAAACCACATCTTGTCAACCTCTAACATGATACGCAATTATGAAATACAACTACAACCACAGAGAACTGTGTTTTCTccagaagaatttaaaataatacacATGTGCAGGCAGCATCAAGCTAAAAGCCCCTAATTCTTTAGCAGAACTTTGACCCTAAAGCACCCAAAGCATTCAAAAAATGTTAATCATGAAAGAAAATCTTGTAAGCTAAACTAATAGTATCTTAACATTCTATTTTGAGGTCCAAAACTCAAAAATACTCTAATCCAAGTCACTAAAGGATTTATTTGCTATAGGCATGAAGTGTCTGGTACTTTGTATCTGGCTGCTGTGACTGCACTTTAAACTGCATGAAGTATCACAAAAAGTTCTGCATCCACAGTAGCACCTGGCAAGTTCTTCCCTTTTACCAGGCTACGAAAGCAAATAGAAGTATTCTTCACAACCCTTATCTTTGCCCCAGCCTCAGGTCTACAGATGGGGTACTTCTGGGTGAACTTGCTAAGAAAACAATTCACCTTTGGCAGGACTCAGCACCAATGAGAAGCCTTCAGACACTATAAGCAACTTACTCAAGGAGGATTTAACAAGATATATTTGGAACAGAAGTTAAACACACAATTACTTAGAGCTGCAGCTACCAGAGAATGCTACCAATTCTCTGAACCCTGAAAACATTGTTAAAAACATACTTGCCTATTCCTGCTGCAATGACAGGCAAGGCCAAATCATACGTGTATAGCAAATAAGACAGCATCAAAAAGTCTACGTAGCTTCGGTGGCTGGGTAGCAGCACCACGGGATGCTCCTGAATAGCGTGTTGCAACTGGAAAAGAACAGTGCAAACAATATTGTCCCAATATTTACTGACTGTTGAAATTTGCAAATACTAGACCTGCACAGGGCTTAaggcaaacaaaaccccatTGGCTTGAGAGTTGTTTCTCTGTCCACACAATCAATACAGATCTTTCAGCACAGAACCCATTGGAAATTGGGAGCAGCTGTTTCCAGAGTAGCAACCTGAAGCTCACAAGCATCACAGGACTCAAAAACTAGGGGCACCCCATCATGGGATAGTCTAATTCCAATCCCTTTTGATGGGGATGGGAAACCAAATAGGGGCTGTCAGGACTGACATTGCTGACTTCCAGGGAATGCACTGCACCCTCCAGAACCAATATGCTGAAATGAAATAGGGGGACAAAGGTTCCCAGAAACTGAGGAAAACCTAAAGCATCTTGTGCCTCAGAGGTGCACAGTGTTTCACCACACTTAGTTGTATGAGGGTTTTGCTGAACAGCCatgtaatattttattgtgACCCTCAATTCAGCTAaatgcattattattttataatatcaGATAGAAAACACTCTCTCAGTGGCTGATATAACATGCTCACAGGCACATGGTATTCCTTATTAGaggaagcatttggaaaaaaaacaaaaaaatcctgacagCTGTTTGCCTCTAAAATGCTTACATTTCACCTGCCTTTCCTCCCACATTTACTaagaaaagcaccaaaaaacaaaagtgagtgcagtcttttctttttttttttttttagagggtatttttcacatttgttaTTTGTGATTAGAGCTCTTGTCCAAGTGACTggtctgaaaatattttaactttttcctCCCACCAGTACTCACTCTCTGCATTCCTTCTTCATTCACACAAACTCTctggaaaagctgtttaaatattttgctcaGAGTGAAGGCAAAAAATCTGACAGCTCCTAGTTGCATACGGTGGCCCATCTCATCCAGGATTTCTGTGGCTTCTTCTTGAATAATATCAGGTGATTCTCCCATTTCTTTTGCTAACtaaggagaaacaaaaacagcaaTGACAAATTGTTCCCTTCTCCTTGCCCATGCACACCGTTCTAATGTGCCACAGCTACTATGGGAGAACTACTGCAATAGTCCACAAGATTTTGTTTTATGGGATAGGTGCGGATCTAGTCATACAGAATCTGTTTGGTGCCAGCCAACAAAGCCAAGTTAAAGctgcttaaaaaacaaaataacctTGGATGTCAATGGTGGGGGGAGGACATACAACAATCCTCCCCCCATATGAATGTTTTAACTTGCAGCATATTCAGAAGATATTTAAGTTCAAAGAATATTTCCTACACTATCAGTCTGAAGAAGActctgtgcatttttctttaaacagtAAAATGAAGTCTGTGTTTGTAGAGACAgtcaaaatgtaaatattttaagtgcATTTGGGTTAGAGTTTACAAAGAACCTCAGCCATATCACACTTCCATTTCTTTATGATGCATTCCTTTGGTAATGGAGAGCTGAACTGCACACAAAGCAGTGTGTCTACCACTGTGCATATCAATGATCTTTCTTCTGTTGCCATGCACATTCCCTTTTGAAGTTCCTTGAAACAGACTTAAATAATGGCCATCCCTCCAATTTGGTAATTGAATCtagaaatatttcattgaaaAGTTAAGCCTTTTACTGTTATGGAATAAGGACCATGACTTTTACTCAACCcagaggaggaaatgaaaggaatatcagaagaaaaagcCTCCCAAAAAGCACATCTCCGTTTGGAAGCCAGTGCTGCTTACctattatttccattttgtgaCATATGAGAAAATCCATCTCCTTCAATCTACCTCCATATACCTTACTGTCACATCTACTAGGTCAAATGTGTTTTCTTAAATGTGTTACCCATTATCCTACATATTTCCACATGTAGTTTAAAAGGATTATTTTAGCCACTTAAAGAAGCCAAAAACTGCTTCCACTTAAGCCTGAGAAAATCAGTCTTGCTTAGAAAGCCAAAAAATTCCTCTTGTTATTCAGCAGGAAGAGATTCTGTTCTCCCTCACCAGCAAAAGGCTTACCATACATTCACTTGTGTGATTTAAGGGCAAATCCACTATGGAACTAAGAACTTCAAAatcacaaaccaaaaccccagaCCAGTCACATAGAGAAagctaaaacaaacaaatgacCTTAACTTCCCACACTGAACTTTAGTAACCACAACAATTTGGCACAAGAACAAATTCAAGTACGCCTGTGTAAAGCTGTACAAACCttgcccaggcaggagggacCCTGATCACAGAGGGCTGGGCACATTGCCCAGGACACTCTCAGTTAGAAACTTCCAGTAACCTCTAGTGCAAAACTGGGAACCAGGCTGCAACGGACTGCTAACGCCTTTCAGCCACTCGATGCATCCAGGAAATAtccatcaaaataattttctatcaaaaaagcacttcagaagaaaacatcacACAAATATCTTTCTATCAAATCCTCTgtaaagtattttctttaagTAAATTTTTTCGTGTCTGGAGTTGAAaggtttttttggctttcaTACTACTTAGCAATCCATAATAGAAACAGAACTACTTTGTGGTGCAGAGTGACATACTTTACTTTGTCACATTATAACACATTTTGATATATCACAGGTAATACTAGccattaaaagaaacaaatagaaaaaaaattacagcagccTGTCACTCAGGACTAACCAAAACACCTTAGGTATTTCTACATGcttgcaattattttttatggCTACTGAAATTAGTTTATGCTGCTgattaacacacacacatatttcaGGTATTTAAACACAGTGCAAAGTATCAGCCAGCCTAACcataaaatactttatttgtTATAAGGTAGTGGCTGCCTTTCATGTTAGAACAAAGAACATGGCTGCATCTTAAACAGTATTTCTAATTCAAAGAATTATCTGTGATACAGAACTCTCATTTTAGTGAAAGCAGCATTTAGGACTTATTCATTAATGCATCATTAACCTATAAAATTCCTACAAGACGCCCCCAAAGTACAAAAACGTCTGCTAGGAAGGAGAGTGCTAATGTCTTTCACAATGTTGTTCTGTGGTGAGAACAGTGGAGtatcaggagaaaaagaaaaaaaaagtcaagcaCACTGGATAAATTAATGATGAAGTGTTGTATatgcaaaattaaaacactgtTTCATGAACCTCACAGGTTTAGTGGCAActccagtattttctttttcctgccaaAAGAGTTATTTATTTACTGGACCATCTTCCAAACTACAATTACCATTTTAACAAGGTCAGCAACAATCTCTTTTTCCCTGATGCCACACAAAGCTTGGCTGTGTTCAATCCACCTCATCTTAGAGCTCATTGTCCAGACTCACCTGCTTGATAACATACTGAACTTGCTCTGACTGAAGAACAGCACTTTTGATAGCGTTCGGCTTGCAAGGTGAAAGTCCCTTGTAGATCACCGGGGTGTAACATTTCATGGCGTATCTCAAGTCACTGGACAACCGTCTTTCCTCCAAAATATCCTCAAACTCATCTCTCTTCTTTGATGTGAGTTCTTTCTGCTAGGAACATACAAATGAAGAATGAGACACTGTCTCAAACTATTTGGCGACCTTCTTGGTGACAGCACCAAAATAATGATAAGCGCTACTTCTGCAACATTCGGGGTTTCTTCTTAGCTTTCAATAATGTCTGCATGCTACACTCTGAGACTGCAGGAACCAACACCACCTGCTTGCAAGAGTGATCCTGAAAGaaactaaaaagcaaaataaacaaacaaagacacacacacccttcccaccccccaaaaaaaccccttcactCTAATTCCTTTCAATTGCAAAGATCCCCAAATCACTGTATGCCATGTTACTTAATTTttcctcccccccaaaaaaacccttactCTAATCCCTTCAACTGCAAAGATCTTCAAATCACCCTATGCCATCTTACTTAATACCACTCAACAGGAAGAAACTGAGAGAAGACATGGGCTTTTAAAGCTGAAGTGCCTTGCCTCCAGCCTCTCCATAATTAATAGGTATTAACTAAAAGACTTTTGATTCCAACTCTCACAGCTTCATTAGGACAATACCATGATTCACATTATAAAAACCCAATcataaacacacagaaaataatccCTCCTACTTAAAAGTTGCATCTGGGGCCTTGGTGACTTGTAGCTTTCACACAGCTTGGTGAAAGTAAGGTACATTAAACATTATCAGGAAAGAGCAAATTTAAAAACCTCCAAATCACCTCACAGTCAGCCACAGGAATGCAATAGAGTGCACACATAGGTAAAAAGGGAGCACAGCCTCTGAGTAATCAGTACCACCACTACT is from Serinus canaria isolate serCan28SL12 chromosome 3, serCan2020, whole genome shotgun sequence and encodes:
- the GNPAT gene encoding dihydroxyacetone phosphate acyltransferase isoform X3, which translates into the protein MAPPMARCPRLPPPNRTRQPGRGGAGPWAPREAAAGSRAARRGRAGERGAGRRSGARRTMATEAAAAPGRARRGAPMYSQKELTSKKRDEFEDILEERRLSSDLRYAMKCYTPVIYKGLSPCKPNAIKSAVLQSEQVQYVIKQLAKEMGESPDIIQEEATEILDEMGHRMQLGAVRFFAFTLSKIFKQLFQRVCVNEEGMQRLQHAIQEHPVVLLPSHRSYVDFLMLSYLLYTYDLALPVIAAGIDFLGMKIVGELLRRAGAFFMRRSFGGNRLYWAVFAEYVKTMLRSGYAPIEFFLEGTRSRTAKTLTPKFGLLSIVMEPFFKREVFDTYLVPISISYERILEESLYAYELLGVPKPKESTSGLLKARRILSDNFGTIHIYVGQPVSLRTLASGRINRCPYNLVPRHLPQKPSEDIQEFVSDVAYKMELLQIENMVLSPWVLVAAVLLQNLPAMEFELLIEKTLWLKGLTQTFGGFIEWPDNLCAKKAVLSGLTLHSNIASLVDGHVVLNDKGMEDGAVGEMVFRHALAVLMCATYRNQLLNVFVRPALVAIALQMAPSFRKEEVYSCFNFLRDVFSDEFIFFPGISLKDFEEGCFLLTKCDAIQTSQQEIYPTDKGSGTVSFLSAMFRPFVEGYQLIFRYLSKEMKEAFTEKQFIPGVRNFVFQLLEKGSTQCYEALSSDMQKNALSALVQLGAVKKKKMPSGFTYNVNQEAVSKILDMFDARIPVQKPVAARL